A stretch of the Cucurbita pepo subsp. pepo cultivar mu-cu-16 chromosome LG16, ASM280686v2, whole genome shotgun sequence genome encodes the following:
- the LOC111777340 gene encoding filament-like plant protein 7, giving the protein MDQKTWLWRKKSSEKITVSSDKLNLSVNKNEEETLLIDKARLEKDLELANDKLSVALSECKTKDELVKKLTNMEQEAIARWEKSKSEAADLKQELNDAVQKRLAGEERVIHLDAALKECMQQLRFVREEQEKRIHDAVSKTSNEFERSQKILEDKLDDTGKRLSKLSGENTQLSKALLVKEKMIEDLNRQLGGLETDLNALVSRLESTEKENGTLKYEVRVLEKEVEIRNEEREFNRRTADASHKQHLESVKKIAKLESECQRLRLLVRKRLPGPAALVKMKNEVEMLGRDSFEIRRRPKNPTGSLDSSLENSPETPSRRINVLTSRVSALEDENSALKEALNKKNNELQVAKIMHARTSPKPLHVESPHELSNGYKLMESGKSSLTVPELPHASMSDTGSDDKVSCAESWASAVISELDHFKNGKQKGSSTTCKVVGSSDLDLMDDFVEMEKLAIVSVEKSSANSRIISNEVDGKPESLETELNGYHPEPMSKETVQRSNSNPGSCLTCPDWRQSILKMVFDQSSFSKRAPELILEDIRAAMKYDNPENSTDTKGSMLKHDQQEGLCGSVSRLIELVEGISVTSSDDNNLSSRTDGSFYSETPTGYTVRVLQWKTSELNTILKEFIQICYDMLNGKANIDNFLQSLNSTLDWIMNHCFSLQDVSSMRDSIKKHFNCEDSRSDGDLEIGMNVHVSEVDKSCVPTEQISCLKKDTVSNDHNAPTGELQSRLSEENKEPKEELTSVETAKKGHETLPNQLQESEKNIVNLQEESQTVDQRSVNRDLDEELTAARNELNESRRKFAALEVELDNKNNCFEELEATCLELQLQLESTRRQNPSTDLGQEEKQLRTEWEITTASEKLAECQETILNLGKQLKALATPKEAAILDKVIPTPNNETQTLSISDTPTTNPVTDTTLIPTVSDTKMTNNRFSLLDQMLAEDDTFPRDHKIPKPIEVADPQKAILIWNGHKNGIDKDRVGNLAIVPSRKRGDGLWRKLLWRKKKVRSQKKSLLLAA; this is encoded by the exons ATGGACCAGAAGACTTGGCTTTGGAGGAAGAAATCGTCTGAGAAGATCACTGTTTCTAGTGATAAACTGAATCTCTCTgtgaataaaaatgaagaagag ACACTTCTTATCGACAAGGCACGGTTGGAGAAAGATCTCGAGCTTGCAAACGATAAGCTTTCTGTAGCTCTCTCTGAATGCAAGACAAAAGATGAACTTGTGAAGAAACTTACAAACATGGAACAAGAAGCCATTGCAA GAtgggaaaaatcaaaatctgaAGCAGCAGACTTAAAACAAGAACTCAATGATGCTGTACAAAAGAGGCTTGCTGGTGAAGAGAGAGTGATTCATCTCGATGCAGCGTTAAAAGAATGCATGCAGCAGCTACGTTTTGTTCGAGAAGAGCAAGAGAAAAGGATTCATGATGCCGTCTCAAAGACGTCGAATGAATTTGAAAGATCCCAAAAGATTTTGGAGGATAAGTTAGACGATACTGGTAAAAGGCTATCGAAGTTGAGCGGCGAGAACACGCAACTTAGCAAGGCTTTGTTGGTGAAGGAAAAGATGATTGAAGATCTAAATAGACAGTTGGGTGGCTTGGAGACGGATCTTAATGCGTTAGTATCTCGATTAGAATCCACAGAGAAAGAAAACGGTACACTAAAATATGAAGTTAGAGTGCTCGAGAAGGAGGTCGAGATTCGGAATGAGGAGAGGGAATTTAATAGACGAACGGCTGATGCATCGCATAAGCAACATTTGGAGAGTGTGAAAAAGATTGCGAAACTCGAATCAGAGTGTCAAAGGCTGCGCCTTCTCGTACGGAAAAGGTTGCCAGGTCCTGCAGCCTTGGTTAAGATGAAAAATGAAGTTGAAATGCTTGGACGGGATTCATTTGAGATCAGAAGACGGCCGAAGAATCCAACAGGTTCCTTGGACTCTTCGCTCGAGAACTCCCCGGAGACTCCGAGCAGACGTATTAACGTTCTAACCTCCAGAGTGTCAGCATTGGAAGATGAAAACAGTGCTCTCAAGGAAGCTctcaacaaaaagaataatgaacTTCAAGTTGCGAAAATCATGCACGCTCGTACGTCTCCAAAACCGTTGCACGTTGAATCACCACACGAATTATCAAATGGCTATAAACTCATGGAATCAGGAAAGAGTAGTCTAACAGTACCCGAGCTCCCTCATGCTTCGATGTCTGACACCGGGAGCGACGATAAGGTCAGCTGTGCCGAATCATGGGCTTCTGCAGTGATTTCAGAATTGGATCACTTCAAAAATGGTAAGCAGAAAGGGTCATCAACAACATGTAAAGTAGTTGGATCTTCTGATTTGGATCTAATGGATGACTTTgttgaaatggaaaaattggCTATTGTCTCTGTCGAAAAGTCTTCTGCAAATTCTCGAATTATTTCAAATGAAGTCGATGGAAAACCCGAGTCATTGGAAACCGAGCTAAACGGATATCACCCTGAACCAATGTCGAAGGAGACAGTCCAGAGGTCTAATAGTAATCCCGGCTCCTGTTTAACATGCCCCGATTGGCGTCAAAGTATCTTGAAAATGGTCTTCGACCAAAGTAGTTTCTCGAAAAGAGCCCCTGAACTGATACTGGAGGATATTCGAGCAGCGATGAAATACGATAATCCAGAAAATTCTACTGATACAAAAGGTAGCATGTTGAAGCATGACCAGCAAGAGGGTCTATGTGGTTCGGTATCGAGATTGATTGAGCTCGTAGAAGGGATTAGTGTGACATCTTCTGATGATAACAACTTGTCCTCGAGAACGGATGGTAGTTTCTATTCTGAAACACCTACAGGCTATACGGTTCGAGTTCTCCAATGGAAAACGTCTGAACTCAACACTATTTTGAAGGAGTTTATACAGATCtgttatgatatgttgaaTGGAAAGGCAAATATTGACAACTTTCTTCAATCACTAAATTCCACTTTGGATTGGATTATGAACCATTGTTTTTCACTTCAAGATGTTTCAAGCATGAGAGACTCCATAAAGAAGCATTTCAATTGTGAGGATTCGCGTAGCGACGGTGATCTGGAAATCGGGATGAACGTTCATGTTTCAGAAGTCGATAAATCATGTGTTCCTACAGAACAGATTTCATGTTTGAAAAAGGATACCGTTTCAAATGACCATAACGCCCCAACGGGAGAGCTGCAATCGAGATTGtcagaagaaaataaagaaccGAAAGAAGAGCTAACAAGTGTAGAAACTGCGAAGAAAGGTCACGAAACATTACCGAATCAACTTCAAGAATCTGAGAAGAACATTGTCAACTTGCAGGAGGAAAGTCAAACTGTCGATCAGCGCTCGGTGAATCGAGATCTGGATGAAGAGCTTACGGCTGCTCGAAATGAACTCAATGAGAGTCGTAGAAAGTTTGCAGCTCTAGAAGTTGAATTGGACAATAAGAACAATTGCTTTGAAGAACTGGAGGCCACATGCCTTGAACTGCAACTTCAGTTAGAAAG CACACGGAGACAAAACCCGAGCACGGATCTCGGTCAGGAAGAGAAGCAACTACGCACG GAATGGGAGATAACAACTGCTTCTGAAAAACTAGCAGAATGCCAAGAGACAATTCTTAACCTTGGGAAGCAGTTGAAGGCTTTAGCTACACCCAAAGAAGCTGCAATTTTAGACAAGGTCATCCCCACTCCAAACAACGAAACGCAAACACTTAGCATCTCCGACACCCCAACCACCAACCCGGTGACCGACACGACATTGATCCCAACTGTTTCCGATACGAAGATGACAAACAATCGGTTCTCTCTATTAGATCAAATGCTTGCAGAAGACGACACGTTC